GGCCTGTGTGTCGAACACCAGGGCGCGCTGCTGGGCTGCATGCCCGGGGCCCCGGTTCTGTATTCGCCGGCCTGAGCACGGCCACCCACCAACAAGCATGTGGAGAACGACTCTTAATGAACATTCAGAACCGAGTGGCGTGTCTTGCCCTGTCGCTGATGCTGTTCAGTGGCGCGGCGCTGGCCCAGGTGCGCATCGGCGTGAGCATGTCGCAGTTCGACGACACCTGGCTGACCTACCTGCGCGAGTCCATGGACCAGAAGGCCAGGTCCATGCCCGAAGGCGTGCAGTTGCAGTTCGAGGACGCCCGCAGTGACGTGGTCAAGCAACTGAGCCAGGTGGAAAGCTTCATCAGCCAGAAGGTGGACGCCATCGTGGTCAACCCGGTGGATACCGCCGCCACTCGCAAGATCACCGAGGCGGCGGTCAAGGCCGGGATTCCCCTGGTCTACGTCAACCGTCGCCCGGACGACCTGAACCTGCCCAAGGGCGTGGTCACCGTGGCCTCCGACGACCTGGAGGCAGGCAAGATGCAGATGCAGTACCTGGCCGAGAAAATGGGCGGCAAGGGCAGCATCGTGATCCTTCTCGGCGACCTGGCGAACAACTCCACCACCAATCGCACCAAGGGGGTCAAGGAGGTGCTGGCCCGGTACCCCGGGATCAAGGTCGACCAGGAACAGACAGGCGTCTGGCTGCGGGACAAGGGCATGACCCTGGTCAACGACTGGCTGACCCAGGGCCGCGAGTTCAATGCGGTGGTGGCCAACAACGACGAGATGGCCATCGGTGCGGCCATGGCCCTGAACCAGGCCGGGGTGGCCAAGGGCAGCGTGCTGATCGCCGGGGTCGACGGCACCCCCGACGGGCTGCGCGCGGTGCAGCGCGGCGAGCTGGCGGTGTCGGTGTTCCAGGACGCCAAGGGCCAGGCCGACGGCTCGGTGGAAACCGCGGTGAAGATGGCCAACAAGCAGCCGGTGGACGCCGCGGTGTGGATTCCCTACCGCCTGATCACCCCGGAAACGGTCGCCCAGTTCAAGTAGGCGCCGGCCCTTCAATCACACGCGGGCCGGGCGGCGCTGGCTGCCCGGCCGCTGGAGTAGCTGATCATGAACGCTTGTGCTACTGCTTCGAGCCTGCACTCCCTGAGCCCGGCCGTGGCGCCCCAGGAGCCCTACCTGCTGGAAGTGCTGAATGTCAGCAAGGGCTTTCCCGGGGTGGTGGCCCTGGCCAACGTGCAACTGCGGGTGCGCCCCGGCACGGTCCTGGCGCTGATGGGCGAGAACGGTGCCGGTAAGTCGACCCTGATGAAGATCATCGCGGGCATCTATCAGCCCGACTCCGGCGAACTGCGCCTCAAGGGCCGGCCGGTGACCTTCGCCACGCCGCTGGCGGCGCTGCAGGCGGGGATCGCCATGATCCACCAGGAACTCAACCTGATGCCGCACATGAGCATCGCCGAGAACATCTGGATCGGCCGCGAGCAACAGAACCGCCTGGGCCTGATCGACCACCGGGAAATGCACCGCTGCACCGCCGCCTTGCTGGCGCGCCTGCGCATCGAACTGGACCCCGAGGAGCAGGTGGGCAACCTGAGCATCGCCGAGCGCCAGATGGTGGAGATCGCCAAGGCGGTGTCCTATGACTCCGACGTGCTGATCATGGACGAGCCGACCTCGGCCATCACCGACAAGGAGGTGGCGCACCTGTTCTCGATCATTGCCGACCTCAAGGCCCAGGGTAAGGGCATCGTCTATATCACCCACAAGATGAACGAAGTGTTCGCCATTGCCGATGAAGTGGCGGTGTTTCGCGATGGCGCCTACATCGGCCTGCAACGGGCCGACAGCCTGGACGGTGACAGCCTGATCTCGATGATGGTGGGGCGCGAGCTGAGCCAGCTGTTTCCCCAGCGCGAGAAGCCTATCGGCGAGCTGCTGCTCAAGGTCCGCGACCTGCGCCTGGACGGGGTGTTCGCCGGGGTGTCGTTCGACCTGCATGCCGGGGAGATCCTCGGCATTGCCGGGCTGATGGGCTCGGGGCGGACCAATGTCGCCGAAACCCTGTTCGGCATCACCCCAAGCGATGGCGGCGAGATTGTCCTCGACGGCCAGCCCCTGCGCATCGGCGACCCGCACCGGGCGATCGAGAAGGGCCTTGCCCTGCTGACCGAGGATCGCAAGCTCAGTGGCCTGTTCCCCTGCCTGTCGGTCCTGGAAAACATGGAAGTGGCGGTACTGCCGCACTACGCCGGCGGCGGTTTTGTCCAGCAGAAGGCCTTGCGCGCCTTGTGCGAGGACATGTGCAGGAAACTGCGGGTCAAGACCCCGTCCCTGGAGCAATGCATCGACACCCTGTCCGGGGGCAATCAGCAGAAGGCCCTGCTGGCGCGCTGGCTGATGACCCAGCCGCGGATCCTGATTCTCGACGAGCCGACCCGGGGCATTGACGTGGGGGCCAAGGCTGAGATCTACCGTCTGATCGCCAGTCTGGCCGGTGAGGGCATGGCGGTGATCATGATTTCCTCGGAACTGCCCGAGGTGCTGGGCATGAGCGACCGGGTCATGGTCATGCACGAAGGGCAGCTGATGGGCACCCTGGACCGCAACGAGGCGACCCAGGAACGGGTCATGCAACTGGCTTCGGGCCTGAACTAGACGACATTCAACCCAAGGGTGGTGGCTGGCAATGAACGCGATAATCGACAACAAACCCGCGGCGGTGGCAGTCAAGCCCCGGCGACGACTGCCCACCGAGCTGAGCATCTTCCTGGTGCTGATCGGTATCGGCCTGGTGTTCGAGCTGTTTGGCTGGATCGTCCGCGACCAGAGTTTCCTGCTCAATTCCCAGCGCCTGGTGCTGATGATTCTCCAGGTCTCGGTGATCGGCCTGCTGGCCATCGGCGTGACCCAGGTGATCATCACCACCGGCATCGACCTGTCTTCCGGTTCGGTGCTGGCCCTGTCGGCGATGATTGCCGCAAGCCTGGCCCAGACCTCGGACTTCACCCGGGCGGTGTTTCCCTCGCTGACCGACCTGCCGGTGTGGATCCCGGTGCTGGCCGGGCTCGGGGTCGGCCTCCTGGCGGGGGCGATCAACGGCAGTGTGATTGCCCTGACCGGCATTCCTCCCTTTATTGCCACCCTGGGGATGATGGTCTCGGCCCGGGGGCTGGCGCGTTACTACACCCAGGGCCAGCCGGTGAGCATGCTCTCCGATTCCTACACCGCCATCGGCCACGGGGCGATGCCGGTGGTGATCTTCCTGGTGGTGGCGCTGATCTTTCATATCGCCCTGCGCTACACCAAGTACGGCAAGTACACCTATGCCATCGGCGGCAACATGCAGGCGGCGCGGACTTCGGGGATCAACGTCAAGCGCCACCTGGTGATTGTCTACAGCATTGCCGGGCTGCTGGCGGGGCTGGCCGGGGTGGTGGCCTCGGCACGGGCCGCCACCGGTCAGGCGGGGATGGGCATGTCCTACGAGCTGGACGCGATTGCCGCGGCAGTGATCGGCGGCACCAGCCTGGCCGGCGGGGTGGGGCGCATCACCGGCACCGTGATCGGCGCGCTAATCCTCGGGGTCATGGCCAGTGGCTTCACCTTTGTCGGGGTCGATGCCTACATCCAGGACATCATCAAGGGCCTGATCATCGTGGTGGCGGTGGTCATCGACCAGTACCGCAACAAGCGCAAGCTCAAGCGCTGAGCAGGGGAGAGGCGCCGGCTGGTGCAGCAGCCGGTGTGCCAGCGAATACGCTCCCGAGCCCTGGCCCGCTCCAAAGGCCTCTTCGCCGGCCGGCCGGTGCCCCTGGAAATCGTTGAAAACGGCCAGAATCCGCCGTCCGGCACTGCCGTTTGTCTTCTAACAGACCCATGGCTATGGAATTTTTTGTTATAAACGCACTCCAATAAACGCCACCAAAGCCCGCATTTGCGGGCTTTGTGCGGTTTGTCGGACAGATTCGCTGTCATTTCAGTTGCTGCGCCCTCAAACCGGCCTTAGACTGCCGCCCCTCGTAAATTGAGTGCCGGGTGGCGCTTGGAAGGTATGGCGCCTTTCTGATGACCTGACGGGTCAACCGGAAACAGTTTGAATTCGCCTTAATGCACGTATTTTTTATAGAGAAATCAATGACCAAGGAAAAGTTGCTGGCCATGCCGGCGGATGACTACATGAATGCCGAGCAGCACGCTTTTTTCAGCGACCTGTTGCAAGCCATGAAGGTGGAAACCCACGAGCGCATCGAACAGAACCGGATCGCCATTGAAAGCCTGGACACCCCGGCTGACCCGGCCGACGCCGCTTCCGTCGAAGAAGAGCGCACCTGGTTGGTCAACGCCATTGATCGCGACCAGCGCATGCTGCCGCAACTGGAACAGGCCCTGGGCCGGATCAGCGACGACAGCTTCGGCTGGTGCGACGACAGCGGCGAGCCGATCGGCCTCAAGCGCCTGCTGATCAGCCCCACCACCAAGTACTGCATCGAGGCCCAAGAGCGCCACGAGCAGATCGACAAGCATCAGCGTCAAGCCTGATCGCCAGCCCCCGCCACAGCGGGGGCTCTGTTTTTTCGGGCAGTGCCCGCCCGCACATTCTCTTGATCTGCTGCAAACCCGCGACTAAGGGACCATGGATAATGGCCCTCTAGTGGCGTCTAATGCCGCAAACAATTAGAACGATGTGGGGTGACACAGATGTCAAGAGATGGATCTCTAGCGGCGCCGGTCGCACAGCCGCTGGCAACACCCGAAACCGCCGCCCGCTGGTGGGCGCCGTCCTTGCAGAGCGCGGCGCTGATGGCGCTGTTCGCCGGCCAGGCCCTGGGCGGCTGGTCGCTGTACCTGTGCCTGCCCGTGGCGGTGCTGGTGATCTGGCTGCCGCGGTTGCGCGGGCGCGGGCGGCCCCTGGTGGCGAACGCGACGGCTGACGATCAGTTGTCGGCGCTGACCCGCGACCTGTCCTACGGCACCACCCATAACGCACTGTCCGCGGCGGGCGTGGCCTACTCGGTGACCCAGCTGGCAGGCAAGCTGCAATCCCAGCTCGACGCCGCCGCGCGCATCGTCGGCAACGCCGAAGTGATGATCAAGACCGAGCAGGTCACCTCCCAACTCAGCCAGCAGGCCCTGGGCGCCGCCAGCGAGGCCCACGCCAGCAGCGCCGAAGGGCGCACGGTGCTGGGGGAATCCATCAGCCGCATGCACCTGCTCAGCCAGCGCGCCAATGGCAGCCGTGAGCTGATCGAGGCCCTGAGCCAGCGCAGCGAGGAGATCCAGCGGGTGACCCTGGTGATCCAGTCCATCGCCAGCCAGACCAACCTGCTGGCGCTGAATGCGGCCATCGAGGCGGCCCGGGCCGGGGAACACGGGCGCGGTTTCGCGGTGGTGGCCGATGAGGTGCGCGGGCTGGCCGGGCGCACCGCCGCGGCCACCGACGAGGTCGGGGTGATGGTGGCAGATATCCAGCAGCGCACCAGCGACGTGGTGGAGCAGATCCGCCAGCTGGCCGACGACCTCAACCTGGGGGTCGAGCAGGTGGAGCACACCGGTCGTCACCTGGACAACATCGCGCGCCTGGCGGCCGGGGTGGAAGGGCAGGTCAGCGAGATCGCCCGGGGCGCCGAGACCAACCGCGAGCAACTGGACAGCCTGTTTCATGCCGTGGAGCAGATGCGCAGCGACCTGGCGGTCAGCGACCAGCAGACCCGCAGCCTGGCGCAGGCCGCGGTGCAGATGGAAGGGCAGGCGGAAACCATCAGCGAACGCCTGGCGGCGGTGGGCCTGGATGACTATCACCAGCGCATCTACGACCTGGCCCGCGAAGGCGCGCGGCGCATTGCCGAGCAGTTCGAGGCCGACCTGGAGCAGAACCGCATCAGCCTCGACGATCTGTTCGATCGTCACTACCAGTTGATCGCCAACACCGACCCGGCCAAATACCAGACCCGCTTCGACCGCTACACCGATCAGGTGCTGCCGCCGATCCAGGAATCCCTGCTGCCGCGCCACGATGGCCTGGTGTTCGCCATCGCCTGTACCCAGGAAGGCTACGTGCCGACCCACAACAAGGTTTTTTCCCAGCCGCTGACCGGCGATCCCGAGGTGGACAACCTGCATAACCGCAGCAAGCGCAAGTTCGCCGACCGCACGGGGATCCGCTGTGGCAGCCACCAGCAACCGCTGCTTCTGCAGACCTATACCCGGGATACCGGCGAGCTGATGCATGACCTTTCGGTGCCGATCATGGTCCGCGGCCGGCACTGGGGCGGGCTGCGCCTGGGTTACAAACCCGAGCAGGCGCCAGGCTCGGGCAAGGGCTGAGGCCTCCATTGTTACGCTATCGGTAATGCTGCAATGCAGGAACAGGCTGTTCCAGGGGCCGGCAAGTTAGTTAGTATGCCAACATCGTTAGGCAGCTAACTAATTTTCTGGAGGTAGCTCCATGCACAGCAAAGTCGATGTAGCGGTGATGATTGGCAGCGGCGTGCCAGCCAGCCTGCGGGCCGAGGGCCGTCGTGCGTGCTGGGTGGTTCTGGTCAATGGCGAACAGCGCGGCACGGCCTTTGCCAGCCGCGCCGAGGCCGAGGAGTGCCGGCTGGCCTGGCAGCAGCAGCTGCAGGTGCTGCTGCCCGGCGGCCGGCACCTGCGGCATTCGGCTTAACCGGCCTGGTGCAGGCGCAGGTTGAGCTCGTCCACCACGGGCGCCCAGTCGGCGTCTTCGCGCAGTTGCTGTTTGAGAAAGGCCGCTTGCTGGGGCGTCCAGAAGGGGGCGTCGATCATTTTCAGGTCTTCGTCCAGGGGCGAGTGCCGGGCGATGAAACCATCGATGGCGGCGGGGCTGGAATCCAGGCCCAACTGGTCGAACAGCCCTTCGAGGTTATGGGTGGGCGCTTCCATGGTGATCTCCTTGGGTGACGGGCAGCACCGGCGCTGCCTCAGTGCATCTGAGGCATGGCGGGCGCGCAAGTTCGATCCAAGGGTTCAGGCCAGGGTGCCGCTCTCGGCCTGGAACAACGCCGTCTGGGCCATGGACAGGGCAGTGCTGTAGGCCATGACCTGGGCCCGGGCGGACGACAGGGCCATGGCCCGGCCGGTGTCGGAGCCGGAACTGGCGCCCTTGACCGTGGCCAGGCGGGCCTTGGCCCGTTGCAGTTTCTGTTGCAGCAGCTCGATCTGCTTTTTCAGTTGGCGGATGCGTTTTTTCTTCGCCAGCAACAGCGCCTCTTCCGGGGTTTGCGCGCTGGAGCGGCTCAGGACCAGGGTCTCGCCGTCGTCCGAGGCTTCCAGTACCGCAGTGCTTGGATCCGGCTTGAGGAAGTCGGCCAGGCGAGATGGGGGTTTCAAGTCGATCATCATGATGCTCTTAAACGGATCTCGCCTTTGTATCGGTCGCGCTGTCGGATCCTTGACTGGCGCTGTCTGTCAGGCGTTCAGGGCGCCCTGGTCGATGGCCTGCTTGAGGGCCTTGGCCGACGCTCTGGCTGCCGCGGCAGCGTCTTCCGAGGTCTTGAACCAGCGATCGCGTTCCACCTGGTGGAAGGTGACCTGGGTCAGTGGGGGTTTGGCGCGCATGGCAATCACGGCCTGGAACTCGCCTTCGACTTCTCTGCACTCGCCACGAATGAAAAACTCGCCAATATCTAGTTCGGTCACTTCTAGCCTTCCCTTGGAGATGAGTGAGTGCTTGAACGCCCCCCAAGAGGGGGGCATTCAATCAATGGCGGAGTATGGCAGTTGTTGGGTGATGGCGGGCTGAGTTATATCATTTGGATTCTAGGTGGCGATTATTCTGATGATCTAATCTGAAACTTCCTGCTTCTGTTGCTGGGTAATATTACCGGCTGCGCGTCAACTCCGGCTTTTGCTGAAGTGGGGGCGCGCGAAGCCGGTGTGCGCTTTAAATAGTCGAAATGCACAAAGTTGCTCTAGAATTGCCTCTGCAACCCGAAGTGGCTGCCGACCGGGGGAATCGTGACCCGGGTGCATCCGGCCAGCAGGCCTGTTCCAGCACCCACCCCCGACGACGCGCCGCCACGCTTTGCGGGTCAGAGCTCACTCCTCACGCCTTCGACATGTGCCTGATGCATCGGCGAAATGCCCCTTGCTCAGTGCCGCCGCCAGCGTCGTGGCCAGGAGTGCCAGCTGCACTTGTGTGTATTGGGTAACCGATTGGGGTGACTACGCCGTCATGGCGGTTTTTTCGTGCCGTCCGTTTTTTTCCGGGCGACATCATTTTGAGTATCGGGGAGTGTTCCTTGGCAGTAAGTAATCTTGAAATGCATGCATTGTTCGTGTTGGGTGATTTGCGCGCAAAGCTGGTCAAGCAGTTCCAATCTCGTTTTGTCTACCTCACCGAACAGTCCGCCGAAGGCATCTACGTCGCCGAGATCGACACCGAGACGGCCCTGGTGGTGGACGACAAGCCGCGCCTTGAACTCAAGGTCGGCGATCATTTTCGCGCCGCCGTGCTGCCCAGCCGTGAAGGCGGCAAGATGGAGATCCGCTTTCGCGAGATCAAGCTGACGGTCTACGGCCTGGGCGACTACGCCTTTGTCAGCAGCCCCCTGGGGCAGGGCATCCTGTTCAAGGAAGGCCATTCGGTGGTGACCGTGTTTGCCGCCAACGAGCAGTTGCAGGAAGGCCTGACCAAGACCCTCAAGGCGGTGACCGCCAAGGCCGCCAAATGGCGCAAGGGCGAACTGGTGAGCTTCAAGGCCAGCGAGTGATGAGCCAGGGCCGCGCCGCGTTTCACCATGAGCATCAACAGGCCGCGAGCGCTGAAGCCCAGCGCCTGTTCGCGCAGAAGACCGTGCTCCAGGGCGCCTGGCTGAACTGGGTCGCCGCCCAGCTGTACAACCTGCGCCCCGCGGCCTACGCCAGCATGGTGCGCCGCGAGTTGCAGCGGTTGCAGGAGCCTCCGGCCTCTTGAGCGGCCATCCGGGAATGGCCTGGGGTTGAAACTACTGAA
The DNA window shown above is from Pseudomonas protegens CHA0 and carries:
- a CDS encoding ABC transporter permease; translated protein: MNAIIDNKPAAVAVKPRRRLPTELSIFLVLIGIGLVFELFGWIVRDQSFLLNSQRLVLMILQVSVIGLLAIGVTQVIITTGIDLSSGSVLALSAMIAASLAQTSDFTRAVFPSLTDLPVWIPVLAGLGVGLLAGAINGSVIALTGIPPFIATLGMMVSARGLARYYTQGQPVSMLSDSYTAIGHGAMPVVIFLVVALIFHIALRYTKYGKYTYAIGGNMQAARTSGINVKRHLVIVYSIAGLLAGLAGVVASARAATGQAGMGMSYELDAIAAAVIGGTSLAGGVGRITGTVIGALILGVMASGFTFVGVDAYIQDIIKGLIIVVAVVIDQYRNKRKLKR
- a CDS encoding DUF2789 domain-containing protein; translation: MEAPTHNLEGLFDQLGLDSSPAAIDGFIARHSPLDEDLKMIDAPFWTPQQAAFLKQQLREDADWAPVVDELNLRLHQAG
- a CDS encoding sugar ABC transporter ATP-binding protein — its product is MNACATASSLHSLSPAVAPQEPYLLEVLNVSKGFPGVVALANVQLRVRPGTVLALMGENGAGKSTLMKIIAGIYQPDSGELRLKGRPVTFATPLAALQAGIAMIHQELNLMPHMSIAENIWIGREQQNRLGLIDHREMHRCTAALLARLRIELDPEEQVGNLSIAERQMVEIAKAVSYDSDVLIMDEPTSAITDKEVAHLFSIIADLKAQGKGIVYITHKMNEVFAIADEVAVFRDGAYIGLQRADSLDGDSLISMMVGRELSQLFPQREKPIGELLLKVRDLRLDGVFAGVSFDLHAGEILGIAGLMGSGRTNVAETLFGITPSDGGEIVLDGQPLRIGDPHRAIEKGLALLTEDRKLSGLFPCLSVLENMEVAVLPHYAGGGFVQQKALRALCEDMCRKLRVKTPSLEQCIDTLSGGNQQKALLARWLMTQPRILILDEPTRGIDVGAKAEIYRLIASLAGEGMAVIMISSELPEVLGMSDRVMVMHEGQLMGTLDRNEATQERVMQLASGLN
- a CDS encoding sugar ABC transporter substrate-binding protein, translated to MNIQNRVACLALSLMLFSGAALAQVRIGVSMSQFDDTWLTYLRESMDQKARSMPEGVQLQFEDARSDVVKQLSQVESFISQKVDAIVVNPVDTAATRKITEAAVKAGIPLVYVNRRPDDLNLPKGVVTVASDDLEAGKMQMQYLAEKMGGKGSIVILLGDLANNSTTNRTKGVKEVLARYPGIKVDQEQTGVWLRDKGMTLVNDWLTQGREFNAVVANNDEMAIGAAMALNQAGVAKGSVLIAGVDGTPDGLRAVQRGELAVSVFQDAKGQADGSVETAVKMANKQPVDAAVWIPYRLITPETVAQFK
- a CDS encoding TraR/DksA family transcriptional regulator, which codes for MTKEKLLAMPADDYMNAEQHAFFSDLLQAMKVETHERIEQNRIAIESLDTPADPADAASVEEERTWLVNAIDRDQRMLPQLEQALGRISDDSFGWCDDSGEPIGLKRLLISPTTKYCIEAQERHEQIDKHQRQA
- a CDS encoding methyl-accepting chemotaxis protein; its protein translation is MIKTEQVTSQLSQQALGAASEAHASSAEGRTVLGESISRMHLLSQRANGSRELIEALSQRSEEIQRVTLVIQSIASQTNLLALNAAIEAARAGEHGRGFAVVADEVRGLAGRTAAATDEVGVMVADIQQRTSDVVEQIRQLADDLNLGVEQVEHTGRHLDNIARLAAGVEGQVSEIARGAETNREQLDSLFHAVEQMRSDLAVSDQQTRSLAQAAVQMEGQAETISERLAAVGLDDYHQRIYDLAREGARRIAEQFEADLEQNRISLDDLFDRHYQLIANTDPAKYQTRFDRYTDQVLPPIQESLLPRHDGLVFAIACTQEGYVPTHNKVFSQPLTGDPEVDNLHNRSKRKFADRTGIRCGSHQQPLLLQTYTRDTGELMHDLSVPIMVRGRHWGGLRLGYKPEQAPGSGKG